A genomic region of Jeotgalibaca ciconiae contains the following coding sequences:
- a CDS encoding homoserine dehydrogenase: protein MKETVKIGLLGFGTVGYGVYEILKNNQEKYLHLTQTKLEVSKILVHDTKAFPEAVEAGMPITDNFKEIIEDESIEIVVEVMGTIETARGFIVAALTNGKHVVTANKDLLAVYGDELYELAEKNGRDLYFEASVAGGIPILRALNESYIGDNLQEVLGIVNGTTNFMLTKMQEESYSYEEALRLAQELGFAESDPTGDVEGLDAARKMVILTKLAFGQSIRLDELDTKGISNILLEDFELAQQLGYTIKLIGSAKVEEGKLAVEVAPMLVPLDHPLSHVKNENNAVYVTGEAVGETMMYGPGAGRMPTANSVVADVLQIAKNIKINQTGKGLPVINSAVQLGTANVHYADVLLRCKQTEKTNEKAVSEIKADILTSKEGSIYLHLKEIHLDELNRVMDQLRNKAFVDIDAQYKSI from the coding sequence TTGAAGGAAACAGTGAAAATAGGTTTATTAGGATTTGGAACAGTAGGCTATGGAGTCTATGAAATATTAAAAAATAACCAAGAAAAGTATCTACATTTAACACAAACAAAATTGGAAGTCAGTAAAATATTAGTCCATGATACGAAAGCTTTTCCCGAGGCTGTAGAGGCTGGAATGCCAATTACTGATAATTTTAAAGAAATTATTGAAGATGAAAGTATTGAGATTGTCGTGGAAGTAATGGGTACAATTGAAACAGCAAGAGGATTTATTGTTGCTGCCCTAACAAATGGAAAACATGTTGTGACAGCCAATAAAGATTTATTAGCTGTTTACGGTGATGAATTATATGAATTAGCTGAAAAAAATGGAAGAGACCTTTATTTTGAAGCTAGTGTTGCTGGAGGAATTCCAATTTTACGTGCTTTAAACGAGAGTTATATTGGAGATAATTTGCAAGAAGTTTTAGGAATCGTGAACGGAACAACGAACTTTATGCTGACTAAAATGCAAGAAGAATCATACTCTTATGAAGAAGCACTTCGTTTAGCACAAGAACTCGGTTTTGCGGAAAGCGATCCTACTGGTGATGTAGAAGGTCTGGACGCAGCGAGAAAAATGGTCATTTTGACTAAGTTAGCTTTTGGACAGAGCATTCGATTGGACGAGTTGGATACAAAAGGTATTTCTAACATTCTTTTAGAAGATTTTGAACTCGCGCAACAACTGGGCTATACAATCAAATTAATCGGCAGTGCGAAAGTAGAAGAGGGTAAATTAGCGGTAGAAGTTGCACCAATGCTTGTACCTTTAGACCATCCTCTATCGCATGTAAAAAATGAAAACAATGCTGTCTATGTGACAGGAGAGGCTGTAGGAGAAACAATGATGTACGGACCAGGAGCGGGGAGAATGCCAACAGCGAACAGTGTTGTAGCAGATGTTCTGCAAATTGCCAAAAATATTAAAATAAATCAGACTGGAAAAGGATTGCCAGTGATTAATTCAGCTGTTCAATTAGGAACAGCAAATGTGCATTATGCAGATGTTTTACTGCGTTGTAAGCAGACGGAGAAAACGAATGAGAAAGCTGTTTCTGAAATAAAAGCAGATATTCTAACTTCTAAAGAAGGTTCTATTTACTTGCATTTAAAAGAGATTCATTTAGATGAATTAAACAGAGTAATGGACCAATTGAGGAACAAAGCTTTTGTGGACATTGACGCACAGTACAAATCGATATAA
- the thrB gene encoding homoserine kinase, with protein sequence MTVIKVPATSANLGPGFDSIGIAVSLYLELEIVEQAAEWFIEHSVGESIPSDEKNLIIQTALEVADDLTPHHVKMRSDIPPARGLGSSSAAIVAGIELANHLAGLNLSEDEKVQIATRIEGHPDNVMPAIAGNLTFGTIIDSNVIWTKVPFPKTRLIVTVPSRELLTSESRAVMPKNLSLQEAIKGSSIANVMVSALHLGDIDTAGKLMEEDVFHEPYRESLIPELTKIREITHEEGGYGTYLSGAGTTVMTLAKEEVSENILNRIQSEFPDCDVFLTTIDTMGSRVE encoded by the coding sequence ATGACTGTTATTAAAGTACCTGCTACATCGGCAAATTTAGGGCCAGGATTTGATTCAATTGGAATAGCCGTTTCTTTATACTTGGAGTTGGAGATTGTTGAACAAGCTGCAGAATGGTTTATTGAACATTCCGTTGGAGAGTCGATTCCTTCTGATGAGAAAAATCTGATTATTCAAACTGCTTTAGAAGTAGCCGATGATTTGACTCCACATCATGTGAAAATGCGCTCTGATATTCCACCAGCACGAGGTTTAGGAAGTAGTTCGGCGGCAATAGTTGCAGGGATTGAACTTGCCAACCATCTGGCTGGACTAAATTTATCTGAGGATGAGAAAGTTCAAATAGCAACTAGAATAGAAGGTCATCCTGATAATGTTATGCCAGCTATTGCGGGAAATTTAACTTTCGGAACGATAATTGATAGTAATGTCATCTGGACAAAAGTTCCTTTCCCAAAGACCCGTTTAATTGTTACGGTACCTTCAAGAGAATTATTGACTAGTGAGAGCCGGGCGGTAATGCCTAAGAATCTCTCCTTGCAAGAAGCAATTAAAGGCAGCAGCATTGCGAATGTTATGGTTTCAGCTTTACATTTAGGCGACATTGATACAGCGGGGAAATTAATGGAGGAAGATGTTTTTCATGAACCCTATCGTGAGTCGCTGATTCCTGAATTAACAAAAATCCGTGAAATTACTCATGAAGAAGGTGGGTATGGAACGTATCTGAGTGGAGCAGGAACAACGGTAATGACGTTAGCAAAAGAAGAAGTTTCTGAAAATATTTTAAATAGAATTCAATCAGAGTTTCCAGATTGTGATGTGTTCCTAACAACAATTGATACAATGGGATCTCGAGTAGAATAA
- a CDS encoding YqeG family HAD IIIA-type phosphatase, which yields MFKKFKPVWMVESVYQVSAEQLAKHQIKAVFCDLDNTLIAWNNPGGTEELLAWIEEMKLNDIPVTIISNNSGDRVQKVAEHLKLHYIPRALKPLKKGYLQAAEQIGVPLEDCVMIGDQLITDIFGANRIGLRTILVIPILNSDAWNTRINRFFERIIMKKLLKDDPNMRWRKRLE from the coding sequence ATGTTTAAAAAGTTTAAGCCCGTATGGATGGTGGAGAGTGTTTATCAAGTCTCTGCTGAACAATTAGCAAAACATCAGATAAAAGCGGTGTTTTGTGATTTAGATAATACATTGATCGCTTGGAATAATCCGGGAGGAACGGAAGAACTGCTTGCTTGGATAGAAGAAATGAAGCTAAATGATATTCCAGTAACGATTATTTCAAATAACAGCGGTGACCGTGTGCAGAAAGTCGCTGAGCATTTGAAACTTCATTATATTCCAAGGGCATTAAAACCTTTGAAAAAAGGCTACCTTCAAGCAGCTGAACAAATAGGGGTGCCGCTTGAAGATTGTGTAATGATTGGAGATCAGTTGATTACAGATATTTTCGGTGCGAATCGAATCGGTCTTCGAACGATTTTGGTCATTCCTATATTGAATTCAGATGCGTGGAATACCCGTATTAATCGTTTTTTTGAACGAATAATCATGAAAAAACTACTTAAAGATGATCCAAATATGAGATGGAGGAAACGACTTGAATAG
- the yqeH gene encoding ribosome biogenesis GTPase YqeH, translating to MNRENIQELGNEELYCIGCGAQIQTENKNERGYTPPSALKKGQETGELYCQRCFRLRHYNQLEKVSATDDEFLAMLSQIGEQDVLVVNVVDIFDMYGSMIPGLHRFVGSNPVLMIGNKVDVLPRSIKHSRVKHWMLQQAHQAGLRPFDVALVSGKKATQIDELLELIEQHRNGRDVYVVGVTNVGKSTIMNQIIRAATGNKEDIITTSRFPGTTLDLIRIPLDDGAALIDTPGIIHRHQMAHVLTANDLNIVSPQKEMKPVTFQLNPEQTLFMGAVARFDFVEGNRSSFTCYFANELKIHRTKLEKATDFYEKHKGGLLQPPNEKDINDFPPLVRKEFNVKEPSDIVFSGLGWVAVQNPGKVAAWVPEGVDVVIRQQII from the coding sequence TTGAATAGAGAGAATATCCAAGAATTAGGTAATGAAGAATTGTATTGTATTGGATGCGGTGCTCAAATTCAAACAGAAAATAAAAATGAGCGAGGCTATACGCCTCCAAGTGCTCTGAAAAAAGGACAAGAAACCGGAGAGTTATACTGCCAAAGGTGTTTCCGATTGCGCCACTATAACCAATTAGAAAAAGTTTCAGCTACGGATGATGAGTTCTTGGCAATGCTGAGTCAAATTGGGGAGCAAGATGTTCTGGTAGTAAATGTTGTAGACATTTTTGATATGTACGGGAGTATGATTCCCGGCTTGCATCGTTTTGTAGGATCGAACCCTGTTTTAATGATAGGGAACAAAGTTGACGTACTGCCGAGATCCATTAAACATTCCCGTGTCAAACACTGGATGTTGCAGCAAGCGCATCAAGCTGGATTACGTCCCTTTGATGTTGCGCTTGTAAGCGGGAAAAAAGCGACACAGATTGATGAGTTATTAGAGCTGATTGAACAGCATCGTAATGGCCGTGATGTCTATGTTGTCGGGGTTACGAATGTTGGAAAATCCACTATTATGAATCAAATTATTCGAGCAGCAACTGGAAATAAAGAAGATATCATTACTACTTCGCGTTTTCCGGGAACGACCTTGGATTTGATTCGTATTCCTTTAGATGATGGTGCAGCCCTAATTGATACACCAGGAATTATTCACCGTCACCAAATGGCTCATGTACTAACGGCAAATGATTTAAATATCGTTTCGCCGCAGAAGGAAATGAAGCCTGTCACTTTCCAATTGAACCCCGAGCAAACGTTGTTTATGGGAGCTGTCGCACGTTTTGACTTCGTTGAGGGAAATCGGTCATCCTTTACTTGCTACTTTGCAAATGAGCTGAAAATCCACCGTACGAAGCTTGAAAAGGCAACTGACTTTTATGAGAAACACAAAGGTGGATTACTACAACCGCCAAACGAAAAAGATATCAATGATTTTCCACCGCTTGTTAGAAAAGAATTTAACGTAAAAGAACCATCGGATATCGTTTTCTCAGGGCTGGGCTGGGTAGCAGTCCAAAATCCGGGGAAAGTTGCTGCATGGGTTCCTGAAGGCGTTGACGTCGTTATCAGACAACAAATTATATAG
- the yhbY gene encoding ribosome assembly RNA-binding protein YhbY, which yields MELRGKQKQFLKKEAHHLQPIFQIGKGGLSDEIIKQIDEALEKRELIKINLLQNTDEVPADVAAEVADRIGAVVVQQIGKTIIFFRESSKEKNQRISELVKRI from the coding sequence ATGGAATTAAGAGGAAAGCAAAAACAATTTTTGAAGAAAGAAGCACATCACTTACAACCAATTTTTCAAATTGGAAAAGGTGGTTTGTCAGATGAAATTATTAAACAAATTGATGAGGCCTTAGAAAAAAGAGAATTGATCAAAATTAATTTACTGCAAAATACAGACGAAGTACCAGCTGACGTTGCTGCTGAAGTCGCTGATCGTATTGGTGCGGTCGTTGTACAACAAATCGGTAAAACAATCATCTTTTTCCGTGAGTCATCAAAAGAAAAAAATCAACGAATTTCTGAATTAGTAAAAAGAATTTAA
- a CDS encoding nicotinate-nucleotide adenylyltransferase: MVKLFDVQFLTDIIVVEETKPEEMISGRKRVGIIGGTFNPPHLGHLIIAQQVGQQLALDKVYFMPDAEPPHVDEKPFIEGEHRAQMVKRSIEGNDLFEIETIELERGGKSYTIDTMKQLIEENPDTDYYFIIGGDMVEYLPKWERIDELVSLVHFVGVVRPGYPNHSPYPIIWVDAPKIDISSTKIRSMVKSGRSLRYIVPESVEQYIKEEGLYLDE; the protein is encoded by the coding sequence ATGGTCAAATTGTTTGATGTTCAATTTTTAACGGATATTATTGTGGTTGAAGAAACGAAACCCGAAGAAATGATTTCTGGCCGAAAACGGGTAGGAATTATTGGTGGAACTTTCAATCCTCCGCATTTAGGACATTTGATCATTGCCCAACAAGTTGGGCAGCAACTTGCTTTGGATAAAGTCTATTTTATGCCCGATGCTGAACCGCCTCATGTGGATGAAAAGCCATTTATTGAAGGGGAACATCGCGCACAAATGGTGAAACGCTCGATTGAAGGAAATGATTTGTTTGAGATTGAGACGATAGAATTAGAACGGGGCGGCAAGAGTTACACAATCGATACGATGAAGCAGTTGATAGAAGAAAATCCCGATACGGATTACTATTTTATTATCGGCGGCGACATGGTGGAGTATTTACCGAAATGGGAAAGAATTGATGAGTTAGTATCGTTGGTGCATTTTGTAGGAGTGGTGCGCCCAGGGTATCCTAACCACAGTCCTTATCCAATCATCTGGGTGGATGCTCCAAAGATTGATATCAGCTCAACAAAAATAAGAAGTATGGTAAAGTCTGGACGGTCGTTACGGTACATTGTTCCCGAAAGTGTAGAGCAATATATTAAGGAAGAAGGGCTTTATCTTGATGAATGA
- the yqeK gene encoding bis(5'-nucleosyl)-tetraphosphatase (symmetrical) YqeK translates to MNDKNMLYSNHYTGWSREAILKEVQTKITPARYEHILRVESCAIALAEKYGADKEACSLAAILHDYAKDVDKDTIKRLVDNGDLQAELLEYGSQIWHGPAGSYYAEKTFGIVDAAILSAISQHTIGGREMTLLSKILFIADYVEEGRTFPGVEEARELAFEDLNQAVIYKITQTLIHLVQKRVKIYPETLFVYNAWINK, encoded by the coding sequence ATGAATGATAAAAATATGCTTTATTCCAACCACTATACAGGCTGGTCTCGAGAAGCTATCTTAAAGGAAGTTCAAACAAAAATCACTCCTGCTCGCTATGAGCATATACTGCGAGTAGAAAGCTGTGCCATTGCTTTAGCCGAGAAGTATGGAGCTGATAAAGAAGCTTGCAGTCTTGCTGCTATTTTACATGATTATGCGAAAGATGTTGATAAAGACACCATTAAACGATTGGTTGATAATGGAGATTTACAAGCAGAATTACTGGAGTATGGTAGTCAAATTTGGCATGGGCCTGCAGGCTCTTACTATGCAGAGAAGACGTTTGGTATTGTAGATGCAGCTATTCTATCTGCGATTTCTCAACATACAATTGGCGGCAGGGAGATGACTTTGCTCAGCAAGATTCTATTCATTGCTGATTATGTAGAAGAAGGACGAACTTTTCCAGGAGTCGAGGAAGCGCGCGAACTAGCTTTTGAAGATTTGAATCAAGCAGTTATCTATAAAATTACCCAAACGCTCATCCACTTGGTACAAAAGCGGGTAAAAATCTATCCAGAAACTCTTTTTGTATACAATGCATGGATAAACAAATAG
- the rsfS gene encoding ribosome silencing factor — MNSEEILEVVVKAADDKLAEDIMVLDVRGLTSLGDYFVVMNGRNERQMGAIIDGIVEAAHKNKIAIKNQEGKDSGSWTLLDLTDVIVHVFSSSDRSYYNLEKLWSDAPLVDISGMVSE, encoded by the coding sequence TTGAATAGTGAAGAAATTTTAGAAGTTGTCGTAAAAGCGGCGGATGATAAATTAGCAGAAGATATTATGGTGTTAGATGTACGCGGATTGACATCTCTTGGGGATTATTTCGTTGTAATGAATGGCCGAAACGAACGTCAAATGGGAGCAATCATCGATGGAATAGTTGAAGCTGCTCATAAAAACAAAATTGCTATTAAAAACCAAGAAGGAAAAGATTCAGGAAGTTGGACATTGTTAGATTTAACAGATGTTATTGTTCATGTATTCAGTTCCAGTGACCGTTCTTATTATAACTTGGAAAAACTTTGGAGCGATGCACCACTTGTTGATATCAGCGGTATGGTAAGTGAATAA
- a CDS encoding class I SAM-dependent DNA methyltransferase yields MSYQIFSNFYDKVMDQSVYDDWLSFVRQYQAKYHGERQSLEILELACGTGIIATKLAEKGHTVTGFDLSDDMLSLAYDRMGQKDVTIQLMQGDMRDLPFIQNFDMVTCFSDSLCYLHEEEELLQVFQGVHANLCMGGTFLFDVHSLYQMNEIFPGYQYIYQEEEEVFLWESFLGEQENSVEHVLTFFVEEADGRYERMQEVHEERSFSIDVYQRLLKKAGFTSVEVKADFGKEEVTETTTRWFFVARK; encoded by the coding sequence ATGAGTTATCAAATTTTTTCTAATTTTTATGATAAAGTAATGGATCAATCTGTATACGATGACTGGTTGTCATTTGTTCGGCAATATCAAGCAAAATATCATGGAGAAAGACAATCCTTGGAAATTTTGGAGTTAGCTTGCGGCACTGGTATTATTGCTACAAAGTTGGCTGAAAAAGGACATACGGTAACTGGTTTTGATTTGTCTGATGATATGCTATCATTAGCTTATGACCGTATGGGACAAAAGGATGTAACCATTCAGTTGATGCAGGGAGATATGCGTGATTTACCGTTCATCCAGAACTTTGATATGGTCACTTGTTTTTCGGACTCCTTGTGCTATTTACATGAGGAAGAAGAATTGCTGCAAGTATTCCAGGGTGTGCATGCAAACCTTTGTATGGGTGGGACATTTTTATTTGATGTCCATTCGTTGTATCAAATGAATGAAATATTCCCGGGATATCAATATATCTATCAAGAAGAAGAGGAAGTTTTCTTATGGGAAAGTTTCCTTGGCGAACAAGAAAATTCTGTGGAGCATGTTTTAACGTTTTTTGTTGAAGAAGCAGACGGTCGTTATGAACGAATGCAAGAAGTCCATGAAGAACGTTCTTTCTCAATAGATGTTTACCAAAGATTGTTAAAGAAAGCTGGTTTTACTAGCGTAGAAGTAAAAGCTGACTTTGGCAAAGAGGAAGTAACTGAAACTACGACCCGCTGGTTTTTTGTGGCGAGAAAGTAA
- a CDS encoding nucleotidyltransferase has protein sequence MRSCGIIAEYNPFHNGHAYQIQEARKKTSSDVMIVVMSGNFTQRGEPAIADKWLRAETALENGADLVVEQSVLGSVQSTDLFAKAGIRLLQELDCDYFSFGAEEGTTEEFIRVTDVLLEKEKQIDSIFQNFRNDGRNYASQMTDAIESVLGQRFLFPAFWGANSQLGISYMKENQLYPQPMKPIVIQRKGANHQEAINKEAINKEASFASGTAIRQLLTSKDSSEDISRWIPASSADKLLELEPVAWEAYWPFLRYRLLVESLENLRLIYQMEEGIEYRLKKFASIATSYQNFIELVKNKRWSWVRLQRLSIYVLLNIQRQDISIFFDNEPAVRVLGFTEKGREYLRMLKKEKERMFYTNISQKNRNELSIEIQSDQIYQFGLGLKQSEQNYTRTPIVKS, from the coding sequence ATGAGAAGTTGCGGTATTATTGCGGAGTATAATCCTTTTCATAATGGTCATGCTTATCAGATACAAGAGGCACGCAAGAAAACAAGCAGCGATGTAATGATTGTGGTCATGAGTGGAAATTTCACTCAAAGAGGAGAACCTGCGATTGCAGACAAATGGTTACGAGCGGAAACAGCTTTAGAAAACGGTGCCGATTTGGTCGTTGAACAATCTGTTTTAGGAAGTGTTCAATCAACCGATCTATTCGCAAAAGCAGGCATTCGTTTATTACAGGAGCTTGATTGTGATTATTTTTCTTTTGGAGCAGAAGAAGGAACAACGGAAGAGTTTATTCGGGTAACCGACGTCTTGCTTGAAAAGGAAAAACAAATTGATAGCATCTTTCAAAATTTCCGGAATGATGGTCGCAACTATGCGTCACAGATGACGGATGCAATTGAGAGTGTTTTAGGACAACGTTTTTTGTTTCCAGCTTTTTGGGGAGCAAACAGCCAGCTTGGAATCAGCTATATGAAAGAAAACCAGCTGTATCCTCAACCCATGAAACCAATTGTTATCCAACGTAAGGGAGCGAATCATCAAGAAGCGATAAATAAAGAAGCGATAAATAAAGAAGCTTCTTTTGCAAGTGGAACAGCCATTCGGCAATTACTTACTTCAAAGGATTCTTCTGAGGATATCTCAAGATGGATTCCAGCTTCAAGCGCAGATAAACTGTTAGAATTAGAGCCGGTTGCTTGGGAAGCATATTGGCCCTTTCTGCGATATCGTTTGTTAGTGGAGAGCCTAGAGAATCTTCGTTTGATTTATCAAATGGAAGAGGGCATCGAATACCGTCTAAAGAAATTTGCTTCTATCGCTACTTCTTATCAAAATTTTATTGAACTTGTAAAAAACAAACGGTGGTCTTGGGTAAGGTTACAAAGGTTGTCTATATATGTGTTATTGAATATTCAAAGGCAAGATATATCCATTTTCTTTGACAATGAACCGGCTGTGCGGGTTCTAGGATTCACGGAAAAAGGAAGAGAATATTTACGCATGTTGAAAAAAGAAAAAGAACGGATGTTTTATACAAATATTTCCCAAAAAAATCGTAATGAATTATCAATAGAAATTCAGTCCGACCAAATTTATCAATTTGGCTTGGGGTTAAAGCAGTCTGAACAAAATTATACCCGTACACCAATTGTCAAAAGTTAG
- a CDS encoding YceD family protein, translating into MKWTLKEIQEHRGEPLHFTEIVNREESLMKRDREILAVSDIKATGFLLYENRSVLANFQIDYTITLPSSRSLEPVEVSMSVPIFETYVEDEESYETSEELNDIVIPIENNEVNLIPAIEDMILLNIPVQIFTEEELSSSELPQGADWSVVSEDDYQQKRAKQKEEQVDPRLAELKALLEDEEKEE; encoded by the coding sequence ATGAAGTGGACCTTAAAAGAAATCCAAGAACATCGTGGTGAACCGTTACATTTTACTGAAATAGTAAACCGTGAAGAGTCACTGATGAAAAGGGATAGAGAAATCCTGGCAGTTTCAGATATTAAAGCAACTGGTTTTCTACTATATGAAAATCGATCAGTACTTGCCAATTTCCAGATCGATTATACGATCACCCTGCCTTCGTCTCGTTCATTGGAGCCGGTAGAAGTCTCAATGAGTGTGCCAATCTTTGAAACGTATGTGGAAGATGAAGAATCTTATGAAACGTCGGAAGAATTAAACGATATCGTTATTCCGATTGAAAACAATGAAGTGAATTTAATTCCTGCCATTGAAGATATGATTCTCTTAAATATTCCGGTACAAATTTTCACGGAAGAAGAGCTTAGCTCAAGTGAACTGCCTCAAGGGGCAGATTGGTCAGTCGTTTCAGAAGACGATTATCAGCAAAAAAGGGCGAAACAAAAGGAAGAACAAGTAGATCCTCGCTTAGCGGAATTGAAAGCTCTCCTGGAAGACGAAGAAAAAGAGGAATAA
- the rpmF gene encoding 50S ribosomal protein L32, with protein sequence MAVPKRRTSKARKARRRTHFKLEVPGLNACPNCGELKKSHHVCASCGHYDGKEVVSNEA encoded by the coding sequence ATGGCAGTACCTAAAAGAAGAACATCTAAAGCACGTAAAGCTAGAAGACGTACTCATTTTAAACTAGAAGTACCAGGATTGAATGCTTGTCCAAATTGTGGTGAACTTAAGAAAAGCCACCACGTTTGTGCTTCATGTGGTCATTATGACGGCAAAGAAGTAGTATCAAACGAAGCGTAA
- a CDS encoding DUF3397 family protein, giving the protein MKNIDSFEIFLYVFPIIEIILLTFFFKPYLQYKKFKLAVSDATLPILLLGIHFLSVRLLTYSLLPHFLLAAFFVGLLLTLYFDFSKRNLTTAKLFSIFLKAAFVLGFLTYYGIVVARIFQILHG; this is encoded by the coding sequence TTGAAAAATATTGATTCATTTGAAATATTTTTATATGTTTTTCCGATTATTGAAATTATTTTATTAACGTTTTTTTTCAAGCCTTATTTACAATATAAAAAATTCAAACTTGCTGTATCAGATGCAACTTTACCCATCTTACTATTAGGAATCCATTTTCTTAGTGTCAGATTACTTACCTATAGTTTATTACCGCATTTTTTACTTGCTGCTTTTTTCGTAGGGCTTCTATTAACTTTATATTTTGATTTTTCTAAAAGAAATTTAACGACAGCTAAACTGTTTTCCATATTTCTTAAAGCTGCTTTTGTACTTGGCTTTTTAACATATTATGGAATCGTCGTTGCTCGTATTTTTCAAATTTTGCATGGCTGA
- a CDS encoding glycosyltransferase produces MKVLLYSEGMKWIHKSGLGRAIDHQKQALTFSGVSFTTERTDSFDCVHINTYFLKSLLLAKRMRRRGVPVIYHGHSTEEDFRNSFLFSNFFSPLFRKWIVYCYNHGDVVITPTPYAKRLLEQSGVTKPIYPVSNGINLSYYQQNPEMRCNFRKEYGFSDSDKVIMSVGLYIKRKGLLDFVEIAKKMPEYQFIWFGYLDLKQVPKEIRNAVHTELPNLIFAGYVTPEKLREAYAGSDLFFFPTYEETEGIVLLEAMAMRQTCLIRDIPIYEEYLHMKDVYKGKTNEEFIKLIQGIIKGELPRLTEQSLKNVEERDIEKIGSQLVNVYREAIQLSVKLYEK; encoded by the coding sequence ATGAAAGTTCTTTTATATTCAGAAGGGATGAAGTGGATTCATAAATCTGGACTAGGTAGAGCGATTGATCATCAAAAGCAAGCATTAACTTTTAGTGGAGTATCGTTTACGACAGAAAGAACTGATTCATTTGATTGCGTGCACATCAATACATACTTTTTAAAATCCTTGCTGCTGGCGAAACGTATGAGAAGAAGAGGAGTTCCGGTAATTTACCACGGACACTCTACAGAAGAAGATTTTCGTAATTCTTTTCTTTTTTCAAATTTCTTTTCGCCGCTGTTTAGAAAATGGATTGTTTATTGCTACAATCATGGAGATGTAGTGATTACTCCAACGCCATATGCAAAAAGATTATTGGAACAATCCGGTGTAACAAAACCCATTTACCCTGTCTCAAATGGGATTAATCTTTCTTACTATCAACAAAATCCCGAGATGAGATGCAATTTTCGTAAGGAATATGGATTTTCTGATTCAGATAAAGTAATTATGTCGGTTGGTCTCTATATCAAAAGAAAAGGCTTGCTTGATTTTGTCGAAATAGCTAAAAAAATGCCAGAATATCAATTCATTTGGTTTGGTTATTTGGATTTAAAACAAGTTCCAAAAGAGATTAGAAATGCTGTTCATACAGAGCTGCCTAATTTAATCTTTGCCGGTTATGTTACTCCTGAGAAATTACGAGAGGCATATGCTGGATCTGATTTGTTCTTTTTTCCAACTTACGAAGAAACGGAAGGGATTGTTCTTCTCGAAGCCATGGCAATGAGACAAACTTGTTTGATTAGAGATATCCCCATATATGAAGAGTACCTGCACATGAAGGATGTCTATAAAGGAAAGACAAACGAAGAATTTATAAAATTAATACAAGGAATTATAAAAGGTGAGTTGCCGCGTTTAACGGAACAGAGCTTAAAAAATGTTGAAGAACGCGATATTGAGAAAATAGGTTCTCAACTTGTAAATGTTTATCGAGAAGCAATTCAACTATCAGTAAAACTTTACGAAAAATAA